One part of the Glycine soja cultivar W05 chromosome 11, ASM419377v2, whole genome shotgun sequence genome encodes these proteins:
- the LOC114373228 gene encoding G-type lectin S-receptor-like serine/threonine-protein kinase SD2-5: protein MLMLHRLLAYEYMANGSLDKWIFNKNKEEFVLDCDTRYNIALGTAKGLAYLHEDCESNIIHCDIKPENVLLDDTFRVKVSDFGLAKLMTREQSHVFTTLRGTTVYLAPE, encoded by the coding sequence ATGCTAATGCTACATAGACTTCTTGCTTATGAGTACATGGCTAATGGTTCATTGGATAAATGGATATTCAACAAGAACAAAGAGGAGTTTGTGTTGGATTGCGATACAAGGTATAATATAGCACTTGGAACAGCAAAAGGACTTGCTTATCTACATGAAGATTGCGAGTCAAACATTATTCATTGTGACATCAAACCAGAAAACGTGCTCCTAGATGATACTTTCAGGGTCAAGGTTTCTGATTTTGGTTTGGCTAAGCTCATGACACGTGAACAAAGCCATGTGTTCACAACACTTAGAGGCACTACAGTGTATCTTGCACCTGAGTGA